In Pengzhenrongella sicca, a single genomic region encodes these proteins:
- a CDS encoding multidrug effflux MFS transporter codes for MENGGPLSPPAPRSTGKYILLLGLMCALPAVTSDIYVPSLPDVARDLATSTTAVQLTMTGVLVGGAFGQLVVGPLSDRLGRRLPVLIGVAMHVLISLLCAVAPGIGWLITLRFLQGFFNASATVVALAVIRDRFVGADASRLLSRLMLVIGAAPMFAPSLGGVIAGQFGWRGVFVGLALFGAVLWVVVWRRLPETLHPEFRREAGLGPALRGYRELLRDRHFVAVAVLPGLGMGLLISYVVGSPFVLREGYGLSANQFALLFAVNGIALVGGAQINAALVRRIAPIRILRVALPASLTMSVVLLAIALTGFGGLFGLLVALWLLLLLVNFVPPNASAIALNRYGAMAGTAAAFLGSMQTGIAGVVSPLVGVLGGDARAMCLVMVGCAATALAVLALATPAYRRGGWHSL; via the coding sequence ATGGAAAACGGCGGCCCCCTCAGTCCCCCCGCCCCTCGCTCGACCGGCAAGTACATCCTGCTGCTCGGCCTCATGTGCGCCCTGCCGGCGGTGACCAGCGACATCTACGTGCCCTCGCTGCCCGACGTGGCGCGGGACCTCGCCACGTCGACCACCGCCGTCCAGCTGACCATGACCGGCGTCCTCGTCGGCGGCGCGTTCGGCCAGCTCGTCGTCGGACCGCTCTCCGACCGGCTCGGGCGCCGGCTCCCCGTGCTGATCGGGGTCGCGATGCACGTGCTGATCTCGCTCCTGTGCGCCGTCGCGCCCGGCATCGGCTGGCTGATCACGCTGCGGTTCCTGCAGGGGTTCTTCAACGCGTCGGCGACCGTGGTCGCGCTCGCGGTCATCCGGGACCGGTTCGTGGGCGCCGACGCGTCCCGCCTGCTGTCCCGGCTCATGCTCGTGATCGGCGCCGCGCCGATGTTCGCGCCCTCGCTCGGCGGGGTCATCGCGGGCCAGTTCGGCTGGCGCGGGGTGTTCGTCGGGCTCGCGCTGTTCGGCGCCGTGCTCTGGGTCGTGGTCTGGCGGCGGCTGCCCGAGACGCTGCACCCGGAGTTCCGCCGCGAGGCCGGCCTCGGCCCGGCGCTGCGCGGCTACCGCGAGCTGCTGCGCGATCGGCACTTCGTCGCCGTCGCGGTGCTGCCGGGACTCGGGATGGGCCTGCTGATCAGCTACGTCGTCGGCTCGCCGTTCGTGCTGCGCGAGGGCTACGGGCTGTCGGCCAACCAGTTCGCGCTGCTGTTCGCGGTCAACGGCATCGCGCTCGTCGGCGGTGCGCAGATCAACGCCGCGCTCGTGCGTCGGATCGCGCCGATCCGCATCCTGCGCGTCGCGCTCCCGGCCTCGCTCACGATGTCCGTCGTGCTGCTCGCGATCGCGCTCACGGGCTTCGGCGGGCTGTTCGGCCTGCTGGTCGCCCTGTGGCTGCTGCTGCTCCTGGTGAACTTCGTCCCGCCGAACGCCTCAGCGATCGCCCTCAACCGGTACGGCGCGATGGCGGGCACGGCGGCCGCGTTCCTCGGCTCGATGCAGACCGGCATCGCCGGCGTGGTGAGCCCGCTGGTCGGAGTCCTCGGCGGCGACGCGCGCGCGATGTGCCTGGTCATGGTCGGGTGCGCTGCGACGGCGCTCGCGGTGCTCGCGCTCGCGACCCCGGCGTACCGGCGCGGCGGCTGGCACAGCCTGTAG
- a CDS encoding SOS response-associated peptidase translates to MCGRYASFREAQDLADEFALASIADDVRLLPASWNVAPTDPIRIIVERPERLADGSHGAIQRTLRAARWGLVPSWAKDRSIGAKMINARMETVLTKPAFRRAAASRRALVPADGYYEWLPPEPGAGPRARKQPIYLHPGDGGSLALAGLYEFWTDPAKAADDPSRWLVTATIITTTAVDEMGRVHDRQPVMLLPDRWDAWLDPAVGAEEAAAQLASNAPRLELTPVSTAVNTVGTNGPELILPL, encoded by the coding sequence ATGTGCGGTCGCTACGCCTCGTTCCGCGAGGCCCAGGATCTGGCGGACGAGTTCGCGCTCGCGTCCATCGCCGACGACGTCCGGCTGCTGCCCGCGTCGTGGAATGTCGCCCCGACCGACCCGATCCGGATCATCGTCGAGCGGCCGGAGCGGCTGGCCGACGGCTCCCACGGGGCGATCCAGCGCACCCTGCGCGCCGCTCGCTGGGGGCTCGTGCCGTCCTGGGCGAAGGACCGGTCGATCGGCGCCAAGATGATCAACGCGCGCATGGAGACGGTGCTCACCAAGCCGGCGTTCCGGCGCGCCGCCGCGAGCCGGCGCGCGCTGGTGCCCGCCGACGGGTACTACGAGTGGCTGCCGCCGGAGCCGGGCGCCGGGCCGCGGGCCCGCAAGCAGCCGATCTATCTCCATCCGGGCGACGGCGGGTCGCTCGCGCTGGCCGGCCTGTACGAGTTCTGGACCGACCCCGCCAAGGCCGCCGACGATCCGTCGCGCTGGCTCGTGACCGCGACGATCATCACCACGACGGCGGTGGACGAGATGGGCCGCGTCCACGACCGGCAACCGGTGATGCTGCTCCCGGACCGCTGGGACGCCTGGCTGGACCCGGCGGTCGGCGCCGAGGAGGCGGCCGCGCAGCTCGCCTCGAACGCACCCCGCCTTGAGCTGACCCCGGTCTCGACGGCCGTCAACACGGTCGGCACGAACGGCCCGGAGCTGATCCTGCCGCTGTGA
- a CDS encoding adenylate/guanylate cyclase domain-containing protein: MQHTAVGPGQEPAAVDSTVGGLDALLLGGARTLTLRDLAERSGPDVDVEDARVFWSTLGLPHADPDDPVFTEDDAAAIMRVAALIRSGEMNRRTAVTLTRALGHTSERLVLWQVEALVEDAAARYQLDDTSARLVVLDRLAQTGPLLEAQLVHSWRRHLAAMAGRIAAEFGEVGAVDHPDPTALPLARAVGFADMVSFTRRTAGLGPTDLSAFVQRFETIARDVVTEAGGRVVKTIGDAVLFIADDVATGADVALGLARVLGTELDVAAERTAGGLAEGARGVTPVRVGFVQGRVLSRFGDVFGASVNLAARLTDIAEPSTVLTDETTAALLAASGRFRLAPQPVRDLAGLGAISPVRVESID; encoded by the coding sequence ATGCAGCACACAGCCGTTGGACCGGGCCAGGAGCCTGCGGCGGTGGACTCGACCGTCGGCGGGCTCGACGCGTTGCTGCTCGGCGGCGCTCGGACGCTCACGCTCCGGGACCTCGCCGAGCGGTCCGGGCCCGACGTCGACGTCGAGGACGCGCGGGTGTTCTGGTCGACGCTCGGCCTGCCGCACGCCGACCCGGACGACCCGGTGTTCACCGAGGACGACGCCGCCGCGATCATGCGCGTCGCCGCGCTGATCCGGTCGGGCGAGATGAACCGGCGGACCGCCGTGACCCTGACCCGCGCGCTCGGGCACACGTCCGAGCGCCTCGTGCTCTGGCAGGTCGAGGCCCTCGTCGAGGACGCCGCGGCGCGCTACCAGCTCGACGACACGAGCGCGCGCCTGGTCGTGCTCGACCGCCTCGCGCAGACCGGCCCGCTGCTCGAGGCCCAGCTCGTCCACTCCTGGCGCCGGCACCTCGCGGCCATGGCCGGCCGGATCGCCGCAGAGTTCGGCGAGGTCGGCGCCGTCGACCACCCGGACCCCACGGCGCTGCCGCTCGCGCGCGCGGTCGGGTTCGCCGACATGGTCTCGTTCACGCGCCGCACCGCCGGCCTCGGCCCGACGGACCTGTCGGCGTTCGTGCAACGGTTCGAGACGATCGCGCGGGACGTGGTCACCGAGGCGGGCGGGCGGGTGGTCAAGACGATCGGGGACGCCGTGCTGTTCATCGCCGACGACGTCGCGACCGGCGCCGACGTGGCGCTCGGCCTCGCGCGCGTGCTGGGCACGGAACTGGACGTGGCGGCCGAGCGCACCGCGGGCGGGCTCGCGGAGGGCGCGCGCGGGGTCACCCCCGTGCGGGTCGGCTTCGTGCAGGGCCGCGTGCTCTCGCGGTTCGGCGACGTGTTCGGGGCGTCGGTGAACCTCGCCGCCCGCCTGACGGACATCGCCGAGCCGAGCACGGTCCTCACGGACGAGACGACCGCGGCGCTCCTCGCAGCGTCGGGCCGGTTCCGGCTCGCGCCGCAGCCGGTCCGCGACCTCGCCGGCCTCGGGGCGATCTCCCCGGTCCGGGTCGAGTCGATCGACTGA
- a CDS encoding biotin--[acetyl-CoA-carboxylase] ligase → MDDGAMAADEAAGAAADERADPGSGARSGLRASVLRELLLEPAGPLGRVEVVPRIGSTNAELARAFAADPAAWPGVGLLVADHQEDGRGRAGHAWVTPAGAALTLSISVRVSMPPDALGWLPLLTGLGAVHALRATTGVQATLKWPNDVLVPAPDGTDLAGWGSRRKVGGILCELVHTPAGPVAVLGIGVNVSQTAAELPVPSAISLAGAGARDLDREVLLVALVTALAELQGRWHAAGSDALASGLADEVESVCATLGRRVHVALPGGQELVGRATGLTRDGALAVRDDAGTEHVVLAGDVLHLREHSAV, encoded by the coding sequence ATGGACGATGGGGCGATGGCGGCGGACGAGGCAGCGGGTGCAGCGGCGGACGAGCGGGCGGACCCGGGGAGCGGGGCTCGGAGCGGGTTGCGGGCGTCCGTGCTGCGCGAGCTGTTGCTCGAGCCAGCCGGGCCGCTCGGGCGGGTCGAGGTCGTCCCGCGGATCGGCTCGACGAACGCCGAGCTCGCGCGCGCGTTCGCCGCCGACCCGGCGGCGTGGCCGGGCGTCGGCCTGCTCGTCGCGGACCACCAGGAGGATGGCCGCGGGCGCGCCGGGCACGCCTGGGTGACCCCCGCCGGCGCCGCGCTCACGCTCTCGATCTCCGTCCGGGTGAGCATGCCGCCCGACGCGCTCGGCTGGCTCCCGCTGCTCACGGGCCTCGGGGCGGTGCACGCGCTGCGCGCGACGACGGGCGTGCAGGCGACCCTGAAGTGGCCGAACGACGTGCTCGTGCCCGCGCCCGACGGGACGGACCTGGCGGGCTGGGGGAGTCGGCGCAAGGTCGGCGGCATCCTGTGCGAGCTCGTGCACACCCCGGCCGGGCCCGTGGCGGTCCTGGGCATCGGCGTGAACGTCTCCCAGACGGCGGCCGAGCTGCCCGTGCCGAGCGCGATCTCCCTCGCCGGGGCGGGGGCCCGCGACCTGGACCGTGAGGTGCTGCTGGTCGCGCTGGTGACCGCGCTCGCCGAGCTGCAGGGGCGGTGGCACGCGGCGGGGTCCGACGCGCTCGCGTCGGGTCTCGCGGACGAGGTCGAGTCCGTGTGCGCCACCCTCGGCCGGCGCGTGCACGTCGCGCTGCCCGGCGGGCAGGAGCTGGTCGGCCGCGCCACCGGGCTCACCCGCGACGGCGCGCTCGCCGTCCGCGACGACGCCGGGACCGAGCACGTGGTGCTCGCGGGCGACGTGCTGCACCTGCGCGAGCACTCCGCCGTCTGA
- a CDS encoding acyl-CoA carboxylase subunit beta, with protein MTDATDDPGTGTAAKLADLRARDRAVTVDPEEGAAAKQHPRGKKTARERIAVLLDEDSFVELDAFARHRSTNFGLEKKRIPGDGVVVGHGTIDGRQVCIYSQDFTVFGGSLGEVHGQKITKVMDLALRTGVPLIGIADGGGARIQEGVAALTQFAEIFRRNVAASGVIPQISLILGPSAGGAVYSPALTDFIVMADGTSNMFITGPDVIRAVTGEEVGLEELGGAHTHNERSGVAHYLAADEDDALDYVKSLLSYLPSNNLTDPPVFAGSDAPLEVTDADLELDTLVPDSDSQPYDMRTAVEHVLDESVFLEVQPLYARNVLIGFGHVEGHPVGIVANQPMHMAGTLDINAAEKAARFVRTCDAFNLPVLTFVDVPGFLPGAEQEWNGIIRRGAKLIYAYAEATVPLVTVITRKAYGGAYIVMGSKQLGADVNLAWPTAQIAVMGAGGAVNILQRRALATVAAAGGDVEAERERLTNAYEDAIVNPWDAADRGYVDAVIEPSTTRVQIVRALQALRTKRASMPAKKHGNIPL; from the coding sequence GTGACTGACGCAACTGACGACCCGGGTACCGGCACGGCCGCCAAGCTCGCCGACCTGCGCGCGCGAGACCGCGCGGTGACCGTCGACCCGGAGGAGGGCGCGGCCGCCAAGCAGCATCCGCGCGGCAAGAAGACGGCGCGCGAGCGGATCGCGGTCCTGCTCGACGAGGACTCCTTCGTCGAGCTCGACGCGTTCGCGCGGCACCGGTCGACCAACTTCGGGCTCGAGAAGAAGCGGATCCCAGGCGACGGCGTCGTCGTCGGGCACGGCACGATCGACGGCCGCCAGGTGTGCATCTACTCCCAGGACTTCACCGTCTTCGGCGGCTCGCTCGGCGAGGTGCACGGCCAGAAGATCACGAAGGTCATGGACCTCGCGCTGCGGACCGGGGTGCCGCTGATCGGGATCGCCGACGGAGGGGGCGCGCGCATCCAGGAGGGCGTCGCGGCCCTGACGCAGTTCGCGGAGATCTTCCGCCGCAACGTCGCGGCATCGGGCGTCATCCCGCAGATCTCGCTCATCCTCGGCCCGAGCGCGGGCGGCGCGGTGTACTCCCCCGCGCTGACCGACTTCATCGTGATGGCCGACGGCACGTCGAACATGTTCATCACCGGCCCGGACGTCATCCGCGCGGTCACGGGCGAGGAGGTCGGCCTCGAGGAGCTCGGGGGGGCGCACACGCACAACGAGCGCTCCGGCGTCGCGCACTACCTCGCGGCGGACGAGGACGACGCGCTCGACTACGTGAAGTCCCTGCTGTCCTACCTGCCGTCGAACAACCTCACGGACCCGCCCGTGTTCGCGGGCAGCGACGCGCCGCTCGAGGTGACCGACGCCGACCTCGAGCTCGACACGCTCGTGCCGGACTCCGACTCGCAGCCCTACGACATGCGCACGGCGGTCGAGCACGTCCTCGACGAGAGCGTGTTCCTCGAGGTCCAGCCGCTGTACGCGCGCAACGTGCTGATCGGCTTCGGCCACGTCGAGGGCCACCCCGTCGGGATCGTCGCGAACCAGCCGATGCACATGGCCGGGACGCTCGACATCAACGCGGCTGAGAAGGCCGCCCGGTTCGTGCGCACGTGCGACGCGTTCAACCTGCCCGTGCTGACGTTCGTCGACGTGCCGGGCTTCCTGCCCGGCGCCGAGCAGGAGTGGAATGGGATCATCCGGCGCGGCGCCAAGCTCATCTACGCCTACGCCGAGGCGACGGTGCCGCTCGTGACCGTGATCACGCGCAAGGCCTACGGCGGCGCGTACATCGTGATGGGGTCCAAGCAGCTGGGCGCCGACGTGAACCTCGCCTGGCCGACGGCGCAGATCGCGGTCATGGGCGCGGGCGGCGCCGTGAACATCCTGCAGCGCCGCGCGCTCGCCACGGTCGCCGCCGCGGGCGGCGACGTCGAGGCCGAGCGCGAGCGGCTGACGAACGCGTACGAGGACGCCATCGTGAACCCCTGGGACGCCGCCGACCGCGGCTACGTCGACGCCGTCATCGAGCCGTCGACGACGCGCGTGCAGATCGTGCGCGCCCTGCAGGCCCTGCGCACCAAACGGGCAAGCATGCCCGCCAAGAAGCACGGGAACATCCCGCTGTGA